A window of the Ostrea edulis chromosome 1, xbOstEdul1.1, whole genome shotgun sequence genome harbors these coding sequences:
- the LOC125672780 gene encoding uncharacterized protein LOC125672780 isoform X4 has product MYCCLRAKKSSYEYINCTVLSMLLSKRNQEAIVDYEISSPLLMGFYNIGRRHWVLIMISCIEKRLTVLDPLGESKMTMQCILSTWKNFLRISKKNTSLSCGNWYVNTIPHTKQQDSSSCGIFCLMFVEKLLEEEALFFNTCSDAITAFRVKVASRIIENQDDETLHSLCRICQKTDSMKGKLRYIDWVGCDDCGLFWCHFSCMKMSSSYHDFIQQK; this is encoded by the exons atgtactgttGTTTGAGAGCAAAGAAG TCGAGTTATGAGTACATAAATTGTACAGTGCTCAGCATGTTACTGAGCAAAAGAAATCAGGAGGCTATTGTTGAT TACGAAATATCATCACCACTGTTAATGGGATTTTATAACATTGGCAGAAGGCATTGGGTTTTGATT ATGATTTCTTGTATTGAAAAAAGACTGACAGTCCTTGATCCACTGGGAGAGAGTAAAATGACTATGCAATGCATATTATCAACTTGGAA aaatttcCTGAGAATAAGCAAGAAGAATACTAGCCTGAGTTGTGGTAATTGGTATGTGAACACAATTCCACATACCAAACAACAAGATAGTAGTTCTTGTGGAATATTTTGTCTTATG TTTGTAGAAAAGCTGTTGGAGGAAGAGGCTCTTTTTTTCAATACCTGCAGCGATGCCATAACTGCCTTCAGAGTGAAAGTTGCTTCGAGAATAATTGAAAATCAAg ATGATGAAACTTTACATAGCCTATGCAGAATCTGCCAAAAAACTGATAGCATGAAAGGGAAACTAAGATACATTGACTGG GTTGGTTGTGATGACTGTGGACTGTTTTGGTGCCATTTTAGTTGTATGAAGATGTCATCATCATATCATGACTTTATTCAACAGAAATGA